The proteins below come from a single Desulfovibrio sp. genomic window:
- the nrdG gene encoding anaerobic ribonucleoside-triphosphate reductase activating protein, with protein sequence MPESGNAGVMRLSGIVEESIVDGPGLRYVLFTQGCPHHCKGCHNPQTHDFEGGFPFTAEAALAQIGENPLLAGVTLSGGEPFEQAQALCAVAEGVQAMRKNVMTYTGYTFEALFARNDYWTNRLLELTDVLVDGPYVESLRDLELQFRGSSNQRLLDRAAREEIAAELLSR encoded by the coding sequence ATGCCTGAATCCGGTAATGCCGGGGTTATGCGGCTGTCAGGCATTGTGGAGGAATCCATAGTGGACGGCCCGGGCCTGAGGTATGTCTTGTTCACGCAGGGTTGCCCGCACCACTGCAAAGGGTGCCACAATCCGCAGACGCACGACTTTGAGGGCGGCTTTCCGTTTACGGCGGAGGCCGCCCTTGCCCAGATTGGGGAGAATCCTCTTCTGGCGGGTGTGACGCTGTCTGGCGGGGAGCCTTTTGAGCAGGCCCAGGCGCTCTGCGCAGTGGCCGAGGGCGTGCAGGCCATGCGCAAAAATGTGATGACCTACACGGGCTACACATTTGAAGCTCTGTTTGCCCGCAATGACTATTGGACAAACCGGCTGCTGGAACTGACGGATGTTCTTGTGGATGGCCCCTATGTGGAAAGCCTCCGCGACCTTGAGCTGCAGTTCAGGGGTAGTTCGAACCAGCGCCTTCTTGACCGCGCTGCCCGAGAAGAAATAGCGGCAGAATTGCTCAGCCGTTGA